The Chloroflexota bacterium genomic interval AGGGACAGTCGCCTGTGCTGCTGGCCTATACTGCCCTCGAACGCGGAACTCTCGATACTCAAGGAGCCTATCGTCACGGTATGAAACACTTCAATCATATCGTTAATAAACGCGAAGATTTTACCTCCGTACTTTCCCTGGTCGAAGTCTGGATTGACGCCGAATAAACGCCAATACCCCCACTGTGAATCCAACTTCTGAGCGCATTTATAGTATTAGGCACCCCAATCACAAAAATATAGCCCTGCAGGTTACTCCCGCAGCCGAGCGAAAATTGCGCCAGGGGCATCCTTGGCTTTTCGATCAAGCCATCCGCAAACAAAGCCAAACCGGGCAACCGGGCGATCTCGCCATCATCTTCGACCAAAAACGGCGCTTTCTGGCAGCCGGGTTATATGATCCATATTCACCCATTCGGGTGCGCGTTTTACAACATCACCAACCGGCGACCATTGATGCAGGTTGGTTCCAGCAGAAAATTCTGGCAGCATTCCATGCACGCGCAGACATCCCGGAGAATACCAACGGATTCCGTTTGATTCATGGCGAAAACGATGGCTTGCCCGGCCTTGTGCTGGATCAATACGCTCGAACCTGGGTGCTGAAAATTTACAGTGCCTGCTGGATTCCCTATCTGGCTGATCTGTTGCCTCTGTGGGCGAATTCTGCCCCCGAGCGGATTCTACTCAAACTCAGCCGCGAGGTGGCAGCTCGCCCCGAAGCGCTTTTTGGCCTCAAAGATGGCGACCTGATTTACGGCACACCCATCAATAGCCCGATCCTTTTTCAGGAAAATGGCCTCACCTTTGAAGCCGACCCTATCCACGGGCATAAAACCGGTTTTTATCTCGATCAACGCGACAATCGCGCCCGCGTGGAAGCGCTCGCCGCCAACGCCGATGCGCTCAATATCTTCGCCTACACCGGCGGATTCTCGCTCTATGCGGCGCGCGGTGGCGCCAAAACCATCACCAGTGTAGATATCAGCCAACTGGCGTTGGATGCCGCCGAGCGCAATTTTGCACACAACCAGCAGCACCCCAATATCCAGGCAGCTAAACACATCCCCATTTGCGGCGACGCCTTCGGCAGCCTGACTCAGCTTTTCACGGAAAATCAACGCTATGATCTTGTCATCATTGATCCCCCCTCATTTGCTAAAAGCCGCGCCGAGATTCAATCAGCGCTGAGAGCCTATCAACGCCTCACCCGGCTCGGATTGCAGGTTTTGAAACCCGGTGGAATATTGGTGCAGGCCTCTTGCTCCAGCCGGATCAGCTCTGAGAGCTTTTACATCCACATTCATCAAGCTGCAATGCAAATGGGGGTTATATTACGCCAACTGGAAAGCAGCGGGCATCCTAGCGATCACCCAATTGGATTTCCCGAAGGCGAATATCTCAAATGTTTGTTCGCTATCAAAGAAGAATAGATACGAAAACTCTGGGAGAAGCAGCTATGAATGAAACCAACGAACACCCCTATGCGCTGGTCATCGAAGCGGCAGGCGGTTTACTTTGGCGCTCAACACCTTCGGGGCGTGAAATTGCCATCATCCACCGCCCCCGCTATGACGATTGGACGCTCCCCAAGGGCAAACGCGACCCCGGCGAGAGTTGGCAGGAAACCGCTGAGCGGGAACTACGCGAGGAAACCGGCTATGAAGTCCGGCTGACAAGTTTCGCGGGCAGCATTGCATATACCGTAAAAGGCGTCGCCAAAGTTGTTTTGTTTTGGAATATGGGATTAGAAAATGATGGAGAATTTCGAAAAAATTCCGAAGTAGATATACTCGCCTGGCTTCCGGTAAAGACTGCTCTCGAAAAGATGACCTATGCTTCAGAGAAGGCCTTGTTACAGTCCAATTCGGGCTGAATCAGCGATCAAAAAAAGCCCTGCCAAAAATTGGCGGGGCTTTTTGTTGTCAAATTTATTGAAATTACAGAGCAGTTACTTCAACTGCCTGCGGCCCTTTCTGGCCTTCTTCAACGGCAAATTCAACGCGCTGACCTTCTTCCAAATTGCGGAAGCCAGCTCCCTGAATTGCACTATAGTGTACAAAGACATCCTTGCCGCCTTCGCGCTCAATGAAGCCGTAGCCTTTGCTACCGTTGAACCATTTGACCGTACCGACGATACGTTCAGACATTTTAAAACTCCTTTTGAAATGTTACGGGCGGAGCTTACCAAACGTAAGCCCCAAATGACTGACTTTTAGGTGCTGATCGTTCCATCGGAGGGGCAAAAAAACAACGGCTCGGTCTTGCCTTGAGCCGTTTTCTTCCTTATCTAGTCCAACGAAAACTTTCTGGCATCCTACAGCCCACATTTTACTTCCTTTTGGGTGGTCTCGTCAATAGTTAGAAAACGAGTTTTTTCCGCGAAAACAAGTGTGTGTTGTAACCTACCTACAACACACACCCATGCAACGATCTAATCTATTATTCAAACCTGCTTTCTTTAATTAGGGGCTTACATCTAGTGGTTGAATTCTTGTGTTGTTGGTTTCATCGCTTTCAACAACTGCATTTGTAGTATCTGCAATGGCCTTTGTTTCATAGTTGTGATTCCAGCCGCCATATGTGTAGGTGCAGGTGAGTACCTTTCCACCATGTGCATTATTGCCTGCAACTGGCCATGTACATCCTAACGTGGGGCCAGCAGCGTACCACTCAACAGTATAGGCTCCGGCTGCTGCATCGCCACCATTATACGTGGTAACACTGACGGTAACGACATCGCCTTGATGTGGCGCGGCGGGGTTGTAAGCAATTTCTGAAATATAAAGATCAGGTTTAGGTTCTGTTGTCGCTGTAGCTGTGGCTGTAGCCGTAGGCGTGGGTGTATTTGGCGCCACAGCTACTACTTTCACCCAAAAACTTGTATTCGCACTGCCACCCAAGCCAAAGACTACGTTGTCCGATGAGCGCAGCAAAAAATTACCCTGATACGTCCCCGCGGAAGCCGGTGCAACCAGATTTACTGACACATCCACAAGCGCCCCTGGAGCAACCGATCCGCTCGTAACCTGCACTTCGTTGGGTGCATCCATGCGGTCGCCATGACTAAAAATCAGCCGATAGCCCGATGTCCACGTACAAGTTCCAATATTCTTCAACCGCCAAGTCTTTACAAAAGATGTTCCTGTCGTTACCTGGGCGTTATCCGGATACGTAACATCATCCATAAAAGCTACCCAATTACAAGGCAAGGGCGTTGGCGGTACGCCAGTGGGCGGCGCCGTAGTCGCCGAAGGGATCAGGGTGGCGGTTTCGGTTGCTGTGCCTGTCTCTATTGTTGGGGATGCTTGAGTATCGCCACTGGCTGTTTCAGTAAGCCGTGCCATAACGGTTTCCTGGGCAGCCGTTTGCAACAAATCCATCTCGCTCATATCACCATCTTTATTGGGCATATTACACCCCACCAAACCAACAAGAATGGCAACCATCAAAAGTAGAGTCAAAACAAGTTTTTTCTGCATCTTTTTTTCTCCCGGTATATCTTTGTATCTCTCCAATGCTATTCGATTCAAGCGTTCACGTCAATAAGGATTGAGGGTTATTTCAATAGGAACCCGGGTACTATCCAAAACTGGATTATTAATGTAGAATTAATGACATATTCATAATTTGTGACAACCGCGGGAGATCCTAAGTGCCACAAGGCAAAATTTCGCACAATATCTATAAG includes:
- a CDS encoding cold-shock protein encodes the protein MSERIVGTVKWFNGSKGYGFIEREGGKDVFVHYSAIQGAGFRNLEEGQRVEFAVEEGQKGPQAVEVTAL
- a CDS encoding NUDIX hydrolase, coding for MNETNEHPYALVIEAAGGLLWRSTPSGREIAIIHRPRYDDWTLPKGKRDPGESWQETAERELREETGYEVRLTSFAGSIAYTVKGVAKVVLFWNMGLENDGEFRKNSEVDILAWLPVKTALEKMTYASEKALLQSNSG